A region of Candidatus Limnocylindria bacterium DNA encodes the following proteins:
- a CDS encoding glycerophosphodiester phosphodiesterase, which produces MGHAPENTMASFQKALELGCDEVETDVWLTRDGRLLITHDRPTEKSSLSLDEVLDFCRGRMAVNVELKCEKDETRARDTGASVAKRLAGRGSSDAYVSSFWWSALEGARAAAPTVRRAFLFSDSPDRAALLASARALGLWALHPNRAYVTSELIRAAHAASLKVNAWTVNDPKEIAAFRNWSVDGIMSDFPERVPKE; this is translated from the coding sequence ATGGGTCATGCCCCCGAGAACACCATGGCGTCGTTCCAGAAGGCGCTCGAGCTCGGCTGCGATGAGGTCGAGACGGACGTGTGGCTCACACGGGACGGCCGGCTGCTCATCACGCACGATCGCCCAACGGAGAAGTCGTCGCTCTCCCTCGACGAGGTGCTCGACTTCTGCCGCGGTCGCATGGCCGTGAACGTCGAGCTGAAGTGTGAAAAGGACGAGACCCGCGCGCGCGACACGGGCGCGAGCGTCGCGAAGCGCCTTGCGGGACGCGGCTCTTCCGACGCGTACGTGTCCAGCTTCTGGTGGTCGGCGCTCGAAGGCGCGAGGGCCGCGGCGCCCACCGTGCGCCGCGCGTTCCTCTTTTCGGATTCGCCGGACCGCGCGGCGCTGCTCGCGAGCGCGCGGGCGCTCGGGCTCTGGGCGCTGCACCCGAATCGCGCATACGTGACATCGGAGCTGATCCGGGCCGCGCACGCGGCGTCGCTGAAGGTGAATGCCTGGACGGTGAACGATCCGAAGGAGATCGCGGCGTTCCGCAACTGGTCGGTCGACGGGATCATGTCCGACTTCCCGGAGCGCGTGCCTAAGGAGTAG